Proteins encoded by one window of Aphidius gifuensis isolate YNYX2018 linkage group LG2, ASM1490517v1, whole genome shotgun sequence:
- the LOC122848250 gene encoding uncharacterized protein LOC122848250, translating to MKFQQNIIMQLPMLVLIIALVSMCTVSSLKLPDLSSLWNKLGHGNETATNSTKTDNSTRSVNSTVTVPTLRLDDTATFNPDDILNHNKNKTSIIGKTDIKKTISIDEAKKLNDGKSLPVIPINGTKLPAAKDTPQKVPHDLVKEPESIDLATRKLFEREDYGPTQKTNVTSTTNTTSTTNSTIKKIT from the exons ATGaagtttcaacaaaatattatcatgcAATTGCCAATGTTGGTTCTAATCATTGCACTTGTATCAATGTGCACTGTGTCAAGCCTAAAATTACCTGATTTATCATCACTTTGGAAT aAACTTGGACATGGCAATGAGACAGCAACAAATTCAACTAAAACAGATAATTCAACACGTTCTGTTAATTCAACAGTAACAGTACCAACATTACGACTTGATGATACAGCAACATTTAATCCAGatgatatattaaatcataataaaaataaaacatcaataaTTGGTAAaacagatattaaaaaaacaatatcaattgatgaaGCTAAAAAGTTAAATGACGGTAAAAGTTTACCAGTTATACCAATTAACGGAACAAAATTACCAGCAGCAAAAGATACACCACAAAAAGTACCACATGATTTAGTTAAAGAACCAGAATCAATTGATCTAGcaacaagaaaattatttgaacgGGAAGATTATGGTCCaacacaaaaaacaaatgtaacaagtacaacaaatacaacaagtacaacaaattcaacaattaaaaaaataacttga